A region of Ornithodoros turicata isolate Travis chromosome 5, ASM3712646v1, whole genome shotgun sequence DNA encodes the following proteins:
- the LOC135396189 gene encoding beta-1,4-glucuronyltransferase 1-like, whose protein sequence is MPRLCPSTSRRPRCSTFCIAIGLLSFFNLLILVAFHRWELVSQTSPLGNFKNSSGKTAHDATEDGPLSSISQYGLQNGQADVHILDVLINRTPFTFDPNVFRASASKKYRISSNVLLPDTEGKTESAICLATQGSLGRLHWLMLLAELWDAPVSVAVFVFSRIELDVAKAYISLVRSCSDGVRRNFRFHIAYPSDENLGGTSNMPKWSEVVKERLSCPNHGAVLNNLLQLTKKQVVKNRQKLLYPQNHLRNIARDGCEQEFFFLTDIDVMPRPGLARDLDVFLRNRPPCSKCIYVVPTYETSKSTPVPKTKSELLHMVRVKKARPFHQKVFIYNQYATNHREWERITTTATKPIAAAYRVRKYEFFYEPFYVASKDIPRHDERFVGYGFTRNTQVYEMYLAGFEFWVLDNAFAVHQGMENPHGRDYWREKQNALNRKHFMVFKKEMAKKYSPTAVNHATSSTTSSTKTSSAGSRQSGTVH, encoded by the exons ATGCCGCGGCTATGTCCGTCGACCAGCCGCCGACCCAGGTGCTCGACCTTCTGCATCGCCATCGGCCTTCTCAGTTTCTTcaacctcctcatcctcgttgcGTTCCACCGATGGGAGCTCGTCTCACAGACATCGCCCTTGGGCAACTTCAAAAACTCCTCCGGTAAAACAGCGCACGACGCAACCGAAGACGGGCCCTTGTCGTCCATCAGCCAGTACGGGCTTCAGAACGGTCAGGCTGACGTCCACATCCTCGACgtcctcatcaacaggacgccgTTCACCTTTGATCCCAATGTCTTCAGAGCGTCTGCCAGTAAGAAGTACAGGATCTCCAGCAACGTCTTGCTTCCCGACACCGAGGGCAAAACAGAGAGCGCTATATGTCTCGCGACTCAAGGATCCCTGGGGAGACTTCATTGGCTCATGCTCCTGGCAGAACTCTGGGACGCTCCGGTGTCCGTCGCAGTGTTTGTCTTCTCCAGGATTGAGCTTGACGTCGCCAAAGCCTATATATCTCTCGTACGATCGTGCTCCGACGGGGTACGAAGAAACTTTAGGTTTCACATAGCGTACCCTAGCGACGAGAACCTGGGCGGTACGTCCAACATGCCCAAATGGTCCGAGGTCGTCAAAGAACGACTGTCGTGCCCGAATCACGGCGCCGTTTTGAATAATTTATTGCAGCTAACCAAGAAGCAAGTGGTGAAAAACCGACAGAAGTTGCTTTACCCGCAAAATCACTTGCGGAACATCGCCAGGGACGGGTGTGAACAAGAGTTTTTCTTCTTAACGGACATTGATGTAATGCCGAGACCGGGACTGGCCCGTGACCTAGACGTCTTCCTGCGCAACCGCCCTCCTTGTTCCAAGTGCATCTATGTCGTTCCTACATACGAGACATCGAAATCGACTCCTGTGCCAAAGACCAAGTCGGAACTGTTGCATATGGTTAGGGTAAAGAAAGCACGTCCGTTTCATCAGAAAGTGTTCATTTATAACCAGTACGCGACGAACCACAGAGAATGGGAAAGGATAACTACGACGGCGACAAAGCCGATAGCTGCTGCGTACAGGGTGCGCAAGTACGAGTTCTTTTATGAGCCTTTCTACGTGGCTTCCAAGGACATACCTCGCCACGACGAGCGCTTCGTTGGCTATGGCTTCACAAGGAATACGCAA GTGTACGAAATGTACTTGGCGGGGTTCGAGTTTTGGGTCTTGGACAACGCGTTCGCCGTGCACCAAGGCATGGAGAACCCTCACGGCCGGGACTACTGGCGCGAGAAGCAGAATGCCCTCAACAGGAAGCACTTCATGGTCTTCAAGAAGGAAATGGCTAAAAAGTACTCGCCGACCGCCGTCAACCACGCAACATCCTCAACGACGTCGTCGACCAAGACGTCCTCCGCGGGATCCAGGCAAAGTGGAACGGTGCATTGA